Proteins encoded by one window of Pseudonocardia sp. HH130629-09:
- a CDS encoding putative leader peptide, whose translation MCSPILTAVLPETEQSPFTSVTLSRRRAPPHASDHGRRRFGRLHHVAQNRSVRFTGVVIALVRRLHIDLARTAGALCPRL comes from the coding sequence ATGTGCAGTCCGATCCTCACAGCTGTCCTCCCAGAAACGGAGCAATCTCCGTTTACGAGCGTAACCCTCTCCCGGCGACGGGCGCCACCGCACGCATCGGACCACGGGCGTCGCCGGTTCGGTCGACTCCATCACGTCGCGCAGAACCGTTCGGTGCGGTTCACTGGCGTCGTGATCGCGCTCGTGCGGAGGCTGCACATCGACCTCGCCCGGACGGCCGGGGCGCTCTGTCCGCGCCTCTGA
- a CDS encoding LLM class F420-dependent oxidoreductase, translating to MRIGLHIADFTYPAGPAGLADDLSRIAAAAEEQGFARVSVMDHLWQIRPVGPVETDMLEAYTVLGYLATRTEKVDLLAWVTAVTYRDPGLLVKAVTTLDVLSKGRAMLGIGAAWNDEEATGLGLFFPPTAERFERLEETLRIARQMWSDDDGPFEGTHYRLGATLNTPQPLRRPHPPILIGGGGERKTLRLVAQYADACNLFGGPELERKLDVLRTRCEEVGRDYDEIEKTVMTRLDPADPKAAVEELRGYAALGVQHVHTMVPDVAAIEPLRVFGSEIIPAAAEL from the coding sequence GTGAGGATCGGACTGCACATCGCGGACTTCACCTACCCGGCCGGCCCGGCCGGGCTGGCCGACGACCTGTCCCGGATCGCCGCGGCGGCCGAGGAACAGGGCTTCGCACGGGTGAGCGTCATGGACCACCTCTGGCAGATCCGGCCGGTCGGACCGGTCGAGACCGACATGCTCGAGGCCTACACCGTGCTCGGCTACCTGGCGACCCGCACCGAGAAGGTCGACCTGCTGGCCTGGGTGACCGCGGTGACCTACCGCGACCCTGGTCTGCTGGTGAAGGCCGTGACCACTCTGGACGTGCTGTCGAAGGGCCGCGCGATGCTGGGCATCGGCGCCGCCTGGAACGACGAGGAGGCCACCGGGCTCGGACTGTTCTTCCCGCCGACGGCCGAGCGGTTCGAGCGGCTGGAGGAGACGCTGCGCATCGCCCGGCAGATGTGGAGCGACGACGACGGCCCCTTCGAGGGCACCCACTACCGGCTCGGCGCCACGCTGAACACGCCGCAGCCGCTGCGCAGGCCGCACCCGCCGATCCTGATCGGCGGTGGTGGGGAGAGGAAGACGCTGCGCCTGGTCGCGCAGTACGCCGACGCGTGCAACCTGTTCGGCGGCCCCGAGCTGGAGCGCAAGCTGGACGTGCTGCGCACCCGCTGCGAGGAGGTGGGGCGCGACTACGACGAGATCGAGAAGACGGTCATGACGCGGCTCGACCCGGCCGATCCGAAGGCGGCGGTCGAGGAGCTGCGCGGCTATGCGGCACTCGGCGTGCAGCACGTGCACACCATGGTGCCGGACGTGGCGGCGATCGAGCCGTTGCGGGTGTTCGGGTCGGAGATCATCCCGGCGGCCGCCGAGCTCTGA
- a CDS encoding ribonuclease domain-containing protein: MIIRPDARSGLCALIVGALVAVLAVLGLALPAAAVAAPAPAAAAAVAAPAAPAAVAAPAAPAAVPGEEESGLPVRALSSLPSQATDTYRLIRSGGPYPYSQDGTTFQNREGILPAKSSGYYKEFTVTTPGSSTRGARRIVTGSGGEYYYTADHYASFVVVDVSR, from the coding sequence ATGATCATTCGACCGGATGCGCGGTCCGGGCTGTGTGCCCTGATCGTCGGGGCGCTCGTCGCCGTACTGGCCGTCCTCGGCCTCGCCCTGCCCGCCGCGGCCGTCGCCGCACCCGCCCCGGCCGCGGCGGCCGCCGTCGCCGCTCCCGCCGCCCCGGCCGCCGTCGCCGCTCCCGCCGCCCCGGCCGCCGTGCCGGGGGAGGAGGAGTCCGGGCTGCCGGTGCGGGCGCTGTCGTCGCTGCCGTCGCAGGCCACCGACACCTACCGGCTGATCCGCTCCGGCGGGCCGTACCCGTACAGCCAGGACGGGACGACCTTCCAGAACCGGGAGGGGATCCTGCCCGCGAAGTCCTCGGGCTACTACAAGGAGTTCACCGTGACGACCCCCGGGTCGAGCACCCGCGGTGCCCGGCGGATCGTCACCGGATCGGGCGGGGAGTACTACTACACGGCCGACCACTACGCCTCGTTCGTCGTGGTAGACGTCTCGAGGTGA
- a CDS encoding barstar family protein, with product MSTLPRESAGTAPAVDAARGRAGGTGLVAVVEGVADRTAVLSALGRALSFPEYYGHNLDALADCLGDLSWLPPGPVELVVADGPLAAADPGTHAAVLEILAEAVETTAGTDRPLRVTLAGPAT from the coding sequence GTGAGCACCCTTCCCCGTGAGAGCGCCGGAACCGCGCCCGCCGTCGACGCGGCCCGGGGGCGGGCCGGTGGCACCGGTCTCGTCGCCGTCGTCGAGGGGGTCGCGGACCGCACCGCGGTCCTGTCCGCCCTCGGCCGGGCGCTGAGCTTCCCCGAGTACTACGGCCACAACCTCGACGCGCTGGCGGACTGCCTGGGCGACCTGTCCTGGCTGCCCCCCGGGCCGGTCGAGCTCGTCGTCGCCGACGGGCCGCTCGCCGCGGCCGACCCCGGCACCCACGCGGCCGTCCTGGAGATCCTCGCCGAGGCCGTCGAGACGACGGCGGGCACCGACCGGCCGTTGCGGGTCACCCTGGCGGGTCCGGCGACCTGA
- a CDS encoding OsmC family protein encodes MPLVTFAVSGQGTGVAQTVAVDGADYVIETDAYPAFGGKDEHPSPLAYTLASLSSCNQVTSSIVAKELGITIEHVRFDLAADFNPTTMTTGTHRDGETTFQNLRIDAVITTDGTEEQVAQLARETERRCPVSQLFALAGVSITSTWTKA; translated from the coding sequence ATGCCCCTCGTCACCTTCGCCGTCAGCGGTCAGGGCACCGGTGTCGCGCAGACCGTCGCGGTCGACGGCGCCGACTACGTCATCGAGACCGACGCCTACCCCGCCTTCGGCGGCAAGGACGAGCACCCCAGCCCGCTCGCCTACACGCTCGCGTCGCTGTCGTCGTGCAACCAGGTCACCAGCTCGATCGTCGCGAAGGAGCTCGGCATCACGATCGAGCACGTGCGCTTCGACCTCGCCGCCGACTTCAACCCAACGACGATGACCACCGGCACCCACCGTGACGGCGAGACCACCTTCCAGAACCTGCGGATCGACGCCGTCATCACCACCGACGGCACCGAGGAGCAGGTCGCGCAGCTCGCCCGCGAGACCGAGCGCCGCTGCCCGGTGTCGCAGCTGTTCGCCCTGGCCGGGGTGTCGATCACCAGCACCTGGACGAAGGCCTGA
- a CDS encoding NAD-dependent protein deacetylase, giving the protein MPSPVVTTDPGAALDLLAGRRLVVLTGAGLSTDSGIPDYRGPGSRPRNPMTYSEFVSGEAAQQRYWARSHVGWARMRRADPNPGHRALAAMGAAGVVDGLVTQNVDGLHTVAGSRDVVDLHGRIDEVVCLDCRQITARDALAARLTALNPGFTEAHSAQVETAPDGDAAVEITDGFRIAPCASCGGVLKPHVVFFGENVPKDRVARCYAMVATVTPEDGALLVAGSSLTVMSGLRFVRAAHRAEVPVVIVNRGATRGDELADLRVDAGCSEALTALAAQPV; this is encoded by the coding sequence ATGCCCTCCCCCGTCGTCACCACCGACCCGGGTGCGGCGCTGGATCTGCTCGCCGGGCGACGCCTGGTCGTCCTCACCGGGGCCGGGCTGTCCACCGACTCCGGCATCCCGGACTACCGCGGCCCGGGCTCGCGCCCGCGCAACCCGATGACCTACTCCGAGTTCGTCTCCGGGGAGGCCGCGCAGCAGCGGTACTGGGCGCGCAGCCACGTCGGCTGGGCCCGGATGCGCCGCGCCGACCCCAACCCCGGGCACCGCGCGCTGGCCGCGATGGGGGCCGCGGGCGTCGTCGACGGGCTGGTCACGCAGAACGTCGACGGCCTGCACACGGTGGCCGGCAGCCGCGACGTCGTCGACCTGCACGGGCGCATCGACGAGGTCGTCTGCCTGGACTGCCGGCAGATCACCGCCCGCGACGCGCTGGCGGCCCGGCTCACCGCGCTGAACCCCGGTTTCACCGAGGCGCACAGCGCGCAGGTCGAGACCGCCCCGGACGGCGACGCCGCGGTGGAGATCACCGACGGGTTCCGGATCGCGCCGTGCGCGTCCTGCGGCGGGGTCCTCAAGCCGCACGTCGTGTTCTTCGGGGAGAACGTGCCGAAGGACCGGGTGGCGCGGTGCTACGCGATGGTGGCCACGGTGACCCCCGAGGACGGTGCGCTGCTCGTCGCCGGGTCCTCGCTGACCGTCATGTCGGGGCTGCGGTTCGTCCGGGCCGCCCACCGGGCGGAGGTACCGGTCGTGATCGTCAACCGCGGGGCGACCCGGGGCGACGAGCTCGCCGACCTGCGCGTCGACGCCGGCTGCTCGGAGGCCCTGACCGCGCTGGCGGCCCAGCCGGTCTGA
- a CDS encoding enoyl-CoA hydratase-related protein — MADTVDSPELVHLAVEAGVATITLDSPRNRNALSTQLRRELIAHLDAAIADDAVRVIVLTHTGTVFCAGMDLRESRGAGAEQQGVTEVPRILTTLWDSPKPVVARLSGPARAGGVGIVAACDIAVAAESVTFAFSEVRIGVVPAVISVTVLPRLSARAAHELFLTGETFDARRAVAVGLINSAVPAEALDDEVVRYTGMLRLGAPGALAGTKAMLRRERPAAMSDDFAAMNTLSASYFASEEGQAGIRAFGEKRTPSWVPQG; from the coding sequence GTGGCAGACACCGTCGACTCCCCCGAGCTCGTCCACCTGGCCGTCGAGGCCGGGGTCGCGACCATCACCCTGGACTCCCCGCGCAACCGCAACGCGCTCTCGACGCAGCTGCGCCGGGAGCTGATCGCGCACCTCGACGCGGCGATCGCCGACGACGCGGTGCGGGTGATCGTGCTGACCCACACCGGCACGGTGTTCTGCGCGGGCATGGATCTGCGGGAGTCGCGGGGCGCGGGCGCCGAGCAGCAGGGTGTCACCGAGGTGCCGCGGATCCTGACCACGCTGTGGGACTCACCGAAGCCGGTCGTCGCCCGCCTGTCGGGGCCGGCCCGCGCCGGCGGGGTCGGGATCGTGGCGGCGTGCGACATCGCCGTCGCCGCCGAGTCGGTCACCTTCGCGTTCTCCGAGGTCCGGATCGGGGTGGTGCCCGCGGTCATCTCGGTGACCGTCCTGCCCCGGCTGTCCGCCCGCGCCGCGCACGAGCTCTTCCTCACCGGGGAGACCTTCGACGCGCGGCGCGCGGTGGCCGTCGGGCTGATCAACAGCGCCGTCCCGGCCGAGGCCCTCGACGACGAGGTGGTCCGCTACACCGGGATGCTGCGCCTCGGTGCGCCCGGCGCCCTGGCCGGAACGAAGGCGATGCTGCGGCGCGAGCGCCCGGCGGCGATGAGCGACGACTTCGCCGCGATGAACACGTTGTCGGCGTCCTACTTCGCCTCCGAGGAGGGACAGGCGGGCATCCGGGCCTTCGGTGAGAAGCGGACGCCGTCCTGGGTGCCGCAGGGCTGA
- a CDS encoding FAD/NAD(P)-binding protein has protein sequence MSRSPHAPSVVIVGAGPRGAGVLERMVASAPELLPDALAGPGVNVHLVDPFPAGAGRIWRHAQFPLLAMNSMAADVTMWTDDSVVCDGPVAPGPSFWDWARDLREHGDPVAGLGPELTDELAQVTASTFPSRRLQSHYLAAVLREVVERAPAGMRVHVHRSTAEALDEADGRQVVTLADGTVLRGDAVVLASGHLDATPTDDEIALAARAAELGLRYLPPEQTSDSDLSVIAPGETVLARGLGLAFVDLVVLLFEGRGGRFVADPDDTDPDRLRYEPCGREPVLVGGSPRGATYHSKTHYQLRGGRPPLPRFLTPEVVDALIASGGPVDVGTQVWPLMAKEIGWGWYHELFVGHPDRVRAGWDEFAERFAAVAHGSPEETALIAELVPDPLDRLDLTALDRPLDGVHAPDLETLQPLVRERISEDLRQHVDERHTPHLGAFVAMLSVYTETTRLAGAGVLSPRSRARELPWWQSFFNSVASGPPGFRVRQMLALSRAGYLRFLGAGMTVDVDADGFHATSTTLAGAEPVTSRVLVDARLPDPSVSRTVDGLLGGLLARGEAVEEVLYDDDGAPLRNTGLLSVRPADGALHTADGGVHERRFAVGPHTTVKVAGAFTRPGMNAQSLRYNDAVARAVLGALPGAAARAVPAA, from the coding sequence ATGTCCCGTAGTCCGCACGCCCCGTCCGTCGTGATCGTCGGCGCCGGCCCCCGCGGGGCCGGCGTGCTCGAGCGGATGGTCGCGAGTGCCCCCGAGCTGCTGCCCGACGCCCTCGCGGGACCCGGCGTCAACGTCCACCTCGTCGACCCGTTCCCGGCCGGGGCGGGCCGCATCTGGCGGCACGCGCAGTTTCCGCTGCTCGCGATGAACTCGATGGCCGCTGACGTCACGATGTGGACCGACGACTCGGTCGTCTGCGACGGCCCGGTGGCGCCCGGCCCGTCGTTCTGGGACTGGGCACGGGACCTGCGCGAGCACGGTGACCCGGTTGCCGGGCTTGGTCCGGAGCTCACCGACGAGCTGGCGCAGGTCACGGCGTCGACGTTCCCGTCGCGGCGGCTGCAGAGCCACTACCTCGCCGCGGTGCTGCGCGAGGTCGTCGAGCGGGCGCCGGCCGGGATGCGGGTGCACGTGCACCGCAGCACCGCCGAGGCCCTCGACGAGGCCGACGGCCGGCAGGTCGTGACCCTCGCCGACGGCACCGTCCTGCGCGGCGACGCCGTCGTCCTGGCCTCCGGGCACCTCGACGCCACCCCCACCGACGACGAGATCGCGCTCGCCGCCCGCGCCGCCGAGCTCGGCCTGCGCTACCTGCCACCCGAGCAGACCTCGGACTCCGACCTCTCGGTCATCGCCCCGGGCGAGACCGTGCTGGCCCGCGGGCTGGGGCTGGCGTTCGTCGACCTCGTGGTGCTGTTGTTCGAGGGCCGCGGCGGGCGCTTCGTGGCGGACCCGGACGACACCGACCCGGACCGGCTGCGCTACGAGCCGTGCGGGCGGGAGCCGGTGCTGGTCGGCGGGTCCCCGCGCGGCGCGACCTACCACTCCAAGACCCACTACCAGCTGCGGGGCGGGCGTCCGCCGCTGCCGCGGTTCCTCACGCCCGAGGTGGTCGACGCCCTGATCGCCTCCGGTGGCCCGGTCGACGTCGGCACCCAGGTGTGGCCGCTGATGGCGAAGGAGATCGGCTGGGGCTGGTACCACGAGCTGTTCGTCGGCCACCCCGACCGTGTCCGCGCCGGGTGGGACGAGTTCGCCGAGCGCTTCGCGGCCGTCGCGCACGGCTCGCCCGAGGAGACGGCGCTGATTGCCGAGCTGGTGCCGGACCCGCTCGACCGCCTCGACCTCACCGCGCTGGACCGGCCGCTCGACGGCGTGCACGCCCCGGACCTGGAGACGCTGCAACCGCTGGTGCGCGAGCGCATCTCCGAGGACCTGCGCCAGCACGTGGACGAGCGGCACACCCCGCACCTGGGCGCGTTCGTCGCGATGCTGTCGGTCTACACCGAGACCACCCGCCTCGCCGGGGCCGGGGTGCTCTCACCGCGCTCGCGGGCGCGGGAGCTGCCGTGGTGGCAGTCGTTCTTCAACTCCGTCGCCTCCGGCCCGCCGGGGTTCCGGGTCCGCCAGATGCTCGCGCTCTCCCGTGCCGGGTACCTGCGGTTCCTCGGGGCGGGGATGACCGTCGACGTCGACGCCGACGGGTTCCACGCCACGAGCACCACCCTCGCCGGTGCGGAGCCGGTCACCTCCCGGGTGCTGGTCGACGCCCGGCTGCCCGACCCGAGCGTCTCGCGCACCGTGGACGGGCTGCTGGGCGGGCTGCTCGCCCGTGGTGAGGCCGTCGAAGAGGTGCTGTACGACGACGACGGCGCCCCGCTGCGCAACACCGGACTGCTGTCGGTCCGCCCGGCCGACGGCGCACTGCACACCGCGGACGGCGGGGTGCACGAGCGACGGTTCGCGGTCGGGCCGCACACCACGGTCAAGGTCGCGGGGGCGTTCACCCGGCCCGGGATGAACGCGCAGAGCCTGCGCTACAACGACGCCGTCGCCCGGGCCGTGCTGGGGGCCCTGCCCGGCGCCGCGGCCCGCGCCGTCCCGGCGGCCTGA